The Arenibacter algicola region CAACTTTTTAACGATTATGTAAAATTAAATTATAGAATTGACCGCAAAATGAAAACCTATGATACAGATAAATCGAAACGCCTTTTGCTAGATAGAATTAAGAAGGATAAAGGCAATCGTGATAAGTTTAAATTCAGAAGTGTTTTTAGGTATGCAGCCATTATAATATTGTCTATGACTATAGGGTACTTTGTCAATGAAAAACTTGCCAATGAAGTCCCGTCAAATGAATTAGACCCTAAAGAGAACTTTATTACTTTAGAACGAGAAGATGGAAATATCCAAGTTATTTCCGAAGATGGCACTTCAGAAGTAATAGACTCAGAAGGCAATGTAGTTGGCTCCCAAGTAGGTAGCCAAATTGTATATACCAATTCAAACAAGACCATTTCTGAAGAACCTATATATAATACACTTCATGTGCCCTATGGCAAGCACTTTGAACTTAAGTTATCAGATGGTTCCGTGGCCTATTTAAATTCAGGCTCATCCCTAAAGTATCCTGTTGAATTTATTGAGGGAAAAGAACGCACCGTTTTCTTGACGGGAGAGGCATTTTTGGAAATAACAAAAGACACCGATCGTCCATTTATTGTAAATACCGATGATTTGGATATAAAGGTTTTTGGTACAAAGTTTAATGTTTCGGCCTATCCGGAAGATGAACTAAAGGAGGTGGTGTTGGTTGAGGGTTCTGTGGGAATGTATTCAAGAACAGAATCGGCGGATGACAATGAAGGAACTTTGCTTACTCCGGGCCATAAGGGGAGTTATGATAATGCACAGGGGAATATTACCACGGAACCGGTTGTTACCAGTATATATACTTCATGGGTTCAGGGGGTAATGGTATTTAGAAATATGACGTTCGAAAATATTCTTAAAAAACTGGAGCGACATTATGATGTAAAGATTATTAACAAAAATTCGAAAATAGCTTCGGCCGAATTCAATGCTAGTTTTGGCGACATGCCGATTGAAAGAATATTGGATTACTTTAAAGGGGAATACAATATTGATTATTCTGTAATTAATGAGAAGGAAATAATTGTAAACTAAACTACTAAAACTTAAATATATAGAGCCAATGAAGAACTAAAAAAAACCAAAAATCAACTTTGTGCCGACCTGGTAAAAGGTCATAAAAAAAATCGGAAAATGCGTCACCATTTTCCGATCGGTAGAAGTGATCAACATTTAAGTTTAACCACAATCAAACATTATAAAAGTATGAAAAAAATTCTTGACCAAAAGAGAAGGTCGTACCCATTGCTTAAACTCAGTTTAAAGATGAAAATCAGTATGTTATTCATGTTTTTGGTCTTGTTTACCATGCAGGCCAATTCATCCTATGCACAGCGTACGAAGATTACCCTAGACCTCAACAATGTAACGATCGAAAGGCTTATTGATGAAATTGAAAGCCAAACCGATTTTCATTTTGTATACCAGATAAAGGAAGTTGATCTAAATCGAGTTGTAAGTGTAAAAGCTAACAAAGAGCTCGTAACCAGTATTCTGAAAAGGATATTTGGAAATACAAGAACCACACACAATGTTGTGGATAAACAAATATTTCTAAAAGAACGTGGTGTTTCAGGGAGTACTGACAATTCAAAGCTCTTGCCTGGTTTCTATAAACTTCAATCCACGGTTTCTGGACAAATTGTAGATGACAATGGTGCCCCTTTACCTGGTGCAAACATCGTTGAAAAAGGAACAACCAATGGTGTTACAGCCGATTTTGATGGAAATTTCACTATAGAAGTTGCTAGTGAAAATGCCGTCCTGGTTGTATCCTATATCGGGTTTGCCTCCAAGGAAGTCCAGGTAAACGGACAGACAAGTCTTAGTGTAGTTTTAATGGAAAGTGCTGCAGGATTGGACGAGGTAGTATTAATAGGTTACGGTGAAGTTCGCAGAAAGGATTTGACTGGTTCCGTGAGTAAAGTTGGTGGGGCGGATTTGGAAAACCTTCCGGTAGCCAGGATAGACCAATCTTTGCAGGGAAGAGCTTCCGGTGTTCAGGTTTCACAAATTAGCGGAGAGCCAGGAGCGGCAACAACTATAAGGATACGTGGCGGAAATTCTATTCAAGGCAACAATGAACCGTTATGGGTCATAGATGGTGTTATCGTGGGGACCGACTACAATTTGAGCAATCTGAATACAAATGATATTCATTCCATAGATATTCTAAAAGATGCCGTTGCCGTTTCCATATATGGTACACGTGGCGCCAATGGGGTTATATTGGTAACAACAAAAAGCGGTGCCGGCGCTACTCCGGGTATACCCAACGTATCGGTTAATGCATATACTGGACTTCAGTCTATGGTAACCCAAGTAGATTTCCTTGATGGTCCCCAACATGCGGCCTATGCCAATGAGGATGCAGAATTTAGAAATGCCGCCTTACCGTTTCCCGATCTTGCCACTGTTCCCAATGTAGATTGGATAGATCAGGTAACACATACGGCCCCTGTGCAAAATATTGATGTATCCGTATCGGGGATTTCTGAAAATAGAAATATCAATTATTATGTGTCCGGGAATTATTTTGATCAAGAAGGTCTTGTTAGGGCCACAGGAATCAGTAAATATGTTTTCAGGACCAATTTGGATATTAAACTTTCTGAAAAGTTTAAAGTAGGAATGAGGGTAAATATTGCCAAATTGAAAAAGGAAAATAATAAATTCAGTTTGGATAACCTCTTTCTTTTCACCACTCCTACAAGAGCAATTTATGACGAAGAGGGTAATTATACGGCATTGGACCCGATCACTGATGGAATAGCATCGAATTATGAGGCGGATATACGATTAAAACAGGACCATAATTTGGAAACCAATATATTGGGGAACCTTTATATGGAATTCAGACCCTTCTCAAACTGGGTTTTCAAAACGACTTTTAGCCCCGAATTGAACAACTTTAAAAGAAATATTTTTAATCCCGGAGCCTTGCCCAACAATTTAATCGTTCAAAATGGAGGGAATGCCGAAGTGCGTAATTCTGTGAGAACAGGGTATATCAATGAGAATACCTTAACTTATAATAAGACCATTGGTCAGGACGACTACCTAACTGTTTTGGCGGGGTTTACCCTCCAAAAAACAGAGCTGGAGGAAAGCGTGGCGAGGGCATTTCAAATATCAAACGATGTTACGGGATATAATAATCTTGGATTTGGGTCCAATCCCACACGAAACGAAGTAGTTTCTGGTTATGATTCTTTTCAACTGGCCTCATGGTTGGGAAGAATAAATTATTCCCTGGACAATAAATACCTTTTCACGATAGTGGGGAGGGTAGATGGTTCCTCTCGTTTCGCCCCAGGTAACAAGTATGCATTTTTTCCTTCTGGAGCCTTCGCATGGAAATTAGCGGAAGAGGAATTTATTCAGGATCTTAATATTTTCAGCGAGCTTAAGTTTCGTACCAGTTATGGTAGATCTGGAAGTCAGGCAATACCTTCCTATAGGACTTTGGCTATTTTAAATGGTGCCAATACCACATTTAATGGGATAGAACAACCAGGAGTTGTTTTGGGAAGACCCGAAAATCCCGAATTAAAATGGGAGACTACCAAGCAGTTGGATATAGGTCTGGAAATGGGTTTCTTTAATAATCGACTATCAGTGGAGATTGATTATTACAAAAAAAATACCGAAGATCTTTTGCTCGATGCCCGATTACCTAGGCAAACCGGCTTTGTAAGCAAATTGCAAAACATTGGCAAGGTGGAAAATAAAGGAGTAGAGTTTATGGTCAATAGTGTTAACGTTTCAAACGACAATTTTAAGTGGACTTCATCTCTATCGTTATCTAGTAATAATAACAAGGTTGTAGACTTGGGAGGTGTTGATTTCATTAATCTTGCTACGCCTGCGCAACAGGGAGGAACCGGGGCGCGTCTTATAGTTGGCGAAAGTGCTCCTGTATTTACAGGGGTTCGTTATTTGGGAACATGGAAATCGCAAGAAGAGATTGATGCTGCTGGTCTAGGTGGTAGTCAAGATGTAGGTGGTCCCCATTTTGATGATACGAATGGAGATGGAGAGGTAAATGAAGATGACTTTGTGGTTTTGGGTAGTCCTCAGCCTGATTTCTATTACGGTCTTGGCAATACATTTTCATATAACAACTTTGATTTAGATTTTTTCTTTCAGGGTACCTATGGCAATGAAGTCTTCAATAGTCTTACCCAAACAGCATTTTTTGGCCGTTCGGAAACCACAAAATATGCTGAAACACTCAATAGATGGACACCTGAGAACCCAACTTCAGATATTCCAAGAGCGGGGGCTGTAGCCGCATTATCTGAAATATACAACAACTCCGCCATGATCGAAGATGGTTCCCATATTCGTCTTAAAAGTTTGAGATTGGGCTATAATATACCTGTGGATAATTTGGGCTTAAAGGGGTTTAAGGCAATCAATGTATATGTAACCGGAACCAATCTTTTCATTCTTTCCGATTTTAGATTAAAAGATCCGGAAACCAGTCAGTTTGATAGGGATCAGGAAAATCTTTCCATAGGATTCTCAAGAGGGCAATATCCCACTTCCAGAACAATTTCCGCAGGGGTTAAGGTAAATTTCTAAAAATAACAAGCTATGCATCATTTAGTAACAATATATAAGATTAAGAAAATGAAACAACATATTAATATTTTACTAATAGTCACGGTCATTACCTTACTTTTTGGCTGTGATAAATTTCTGGAGGAAGAACCTAGGGATTTGGCCTCACCGTCCAATTTTTTTAACACTCCTACGGAATTTGATTTGGCGATAGTGGGGTTGTATAATATATACAAAGACAATTCCCTACATGGAAAAATTGGATTAGACCGTTATTATGAGAACGGGGCCGATATAATTGGCCCCAATAGAATCTTTGGTCAGGTAGAACCAACGCAGGCCTATACCTTAAGTGAAAGTAATATTGGTGCAATAGACCAAGGAGCAGGTGCACCTTTAACTTGGCAAAACCTATATTCCATTATTCTTAATGCAAACACCATTCTAGAACAATTGGAATTGAATCAAACTTTAACGCAGGAGGAGAGGAACCTTTTTGAGGGACAAACTTTGTACTTACGTTCTTATGCCTATTACCATCTAACCAACCTCTGGGGGGACGTACCTTATTATAGGGACAATCTACCCATAAGTGAAATTCAGGTATTGCCCAGAGCGGATAAAACCATGATCAGAAACGAAATACTTGTGGATCTTCAAAAGGCACAGGACCTAATGCCCAATTCATTATCTGAAACGGACCAGGGAAAAGCCACCAAATGGGCCGCTGCCACAGTTATGGTAAAAATTCTTCTTACGCAAGAAAAATGGGAACAAGCACGGGATAAGGCAGTTGAGATAATTAATAATTCCCCACATGATTTATTGGATGATTACGCAGCCGTATTCGACCCCAACAACGAGTACAATGCTGAGAACATTTGGGAAATCGATTTTGTCCGGGACGTAAGAAGTAACGATTGGGTGGATCATTTTACCCCAAGGATCAGGGACGAACCTAAAGACCCCACACAACAGAATGCGCTGAGTGCTGCTTTGGGGGATAGAAGTGAAGGTTTCACCGGCTATGGCCTATCCATACCTTTACCGGGTTATGTCAATGATTTTCCGTTGGACGATCTAAGAAGATCACAGAATATAGTTACAGAATATCTTGGATTTGAGCTTAATTTCCCATACATGCCCAAAATGTGGAATCTGGACCAGGTAAATTCACCTAGGGGAAACCATGGGGACAATAAGATCATATTTAGATTGGCAGACGTGTACCTTATGGCTGCGGAAGCAGAAAATGAACTTAATGGCCCTGCTAGTGCCTACCAATACATTAATAAAGTTCGGGAAAGGGCCTATGAGCCAGACCAGCCATTGGCCAGTCTTACCCAGGAAACTTTCCGACAGGCTATTTATGACGAAAGGCGATGGGAGTTGGGCGGAGAAGGACACAGACGAATGGATTTAATTAGATGGGGGATACTTTTGGATGTGGTAAAAACCACGGAGTATAGAGTCTATAACCCAGCTGCCAATATACAGCCCCATCATATATTGCTTCCTATACCTCCGGAAGAATTTACTTTGAATCCGGCTCTTTTGGAATCGGACCCAACCAACAACGGGTATAGATAAGCATTTTTATAAAAGGCTGATTGGGTTTTCCTAAGCAGCCTTTTATATTTATATTCAAAAACTTCATATCATTAGTTAATGCAAAAGTGTATGGTTCCAAGGATACTTGTTTTTATACTCTGTACCCTACTTATTTCTTGTTTAGGGGTAAATAAGGACAAGGTACAAGAAATTCCATTGGCAAAGCCCAATGTAATTTTTATTAATGTAGACGATTTGGGATGGAAAGATACCGGTTTTATGGGAGGGGAATTTTTTGAAACCCCCAATATAGACCTGCTGGCTTCGGAAAGTATGGTTTTTCCAAGAAGCTATTCCGCAGCTGCCAATTGTGCACCGAGCAGGGCATGTTTAATGACAGGCCTAAATACTCCCAGACATGGGGTCTATACCGTAAGTCCATCGGCGAGAGGGAACAAAAAATCCCGAAAGTTGGTTCCCATTGAAAATACAGATTCCCTGTTGTTGAAAGATATTACCATGGCTGAGGTCTTTAAAAAAGCCGGATATACTACCGGGGTTTTTGGCAAATGGCATTTGGGCAAAGATCCTACAGAACAAGGTTTTGATGTTAATGTAGGCGGAGGTATCAGGGGAAATCCAGGTCGTGATGGCTATTTTAGTCCTTATAATGATTTGTCAAATCTAGAATCCGGGCCGGAAAGGGAGAACCTTACGGACCGATTAACACAAGAAAGTCTTCAATTTATCAGGGATAATAAGGACCGACCTTTTTTTGTATACCTGCCATTTTATGCAGTCCATACCCCTTTGCAGGCCAAACAAGAGCTTGTAACAAAATACGCGGGCAAATCTAATCCAAAGAAAATTTCATCTGTCTATGCGGCCATGGTGGAAACCGTGGACCAAAATGTGGGAAAGATATTAAAGAGTATAGCCGAACTGGGTTTGGAACAAAATACTATTTTAATATTTACCTCGGATAATGGAGGAATTAGGAGCATATCCACCCAAGAGCCCTTAAGGGCAGGTAAAGGTTCCTATTATGAGGGTGGAATAAGGGTGCCATGTACTATTAAATGGCCTGGAACAAATATGGCAGGCAAAATAATAGGGGAGCCAATCAGTAATTTGGATTTTTTTCCAACTTTCATGGAACTTTTGAATGTAGATATGCCCAATTATAGATCCGACGGCCAAAATTTGATGCCTTTATTGAAGGGTGGGACCATGGGCGAGCGACCCTTGTTCTGGCATTTTCCTATCTATTTGGAAGCGTACGACCCTAAAATGGATGATGGCCGCGATCCTATGTTTAGAACCCGACCGGGTTCCGTAGTGATGCAAGGCGATTGGAAACTGCATTACTACTATGAAGATAATGAAATTGAACTTTACAACCTTAGGGACGACCTTGGGGAAAGAAATAATTTGAACACTTCCAATCCCTCAAAAGCCAAGGAGTTATTAAACCTATTAAAAGTTTGGTTGAATGAAACAGGGGCACCCATACCCAAAGTTCCAAATCCAGACTATGATTCCTAAAAAAAACTAAATTAATTCATAAAAGATAAATGATGATCACTACAAAACTAATACCCTTTTACTATATCCTTATAGGTGTTGGTATACTATTTACATCCTGTAGGGAAGAAGCCAAAAATGAGGAGCCGAAAATTACCGAAGTTGGCAAGCCCAATATAATCTATATTTTGGCAGATGACCTTGGCTATGGCGACCTTAGCGTATACGGACAAAAAAAGTTTTCTACCCCCAATATAGACAGATTGGCCTCACAGGGAATCAGGTTTACCCAGCACTATTCCGGAAGTACGGTATGCGCCCCTTCACGCTCGGCCTTAATGACAGGGATGCATACAGGACATACCGTTGTAAGGGGAAATAAGGAAATTCAACCGGAGGGCCAGTATCCCATACCCGACAATACTTATACCCTGGCGGAGACCTTAAAAAAAGCCGGGTACGTTACAGGTGCCTTTGGAAAATGGGGCTTGGGCTTCCCAGGGTCGGAAGGAGATCCAATAAATCAAGGTTTTGATACTTTTTTTGGATATAATTGCCAACGTATGGGGCACAATTATTATCCATACCATCTTTGGTCCAATAGGGACTCGATAGTACTTAAAGAAAATTTGAATAAAGGTGATGGAAGCTATGCGCCAAAACTTATACATACCCAAACCTTACAGTTTATGGAAGACAACAAAGGGAAACCATTTTTTCTATACGTGCCGTCCATTATTCCCCATGCGGAACTAGTTGCGCCCGAAGATTATATGGAAAAACACAGAGGAAAATATCCTCCTGAAAAAGTGTATAAGGGAACCGATGATGGCCCTGAATTTAATCTAGGGCCTTATAGGTCCCAGAAGGAATCCCATGCTGCATTTGCAGCTATGGTCAGCTTATTGGACAATCAGGTGGGGGAAATTATGGATAAGGTGGAGGAATTGGGCCTGGGCAATAATACCATAATAGTATTTACATCCGATAATGGTCCGCATCAAGAAGGTGGGGCCGACCCGGAATACTTTGATAGCAATGGTCCTTTAAAGGGGTTTAAACGTGATCTTTACGAGGGTGGCATTAGGGTTCCTATGATTGTGCGCTGGCCCGGAAAGATAAAGGCCAACAGCCAAACAGACCATATATCAGCGTTTTGGGATGTCTTTCCCACCATATCCGAAATTGCCGGGGTATCCGTTCCCAACAATCTTGACGGTATTTCCTTTCTTCCTGCCCTTATGCAGAACGGGAATCAGAAACAACACGATTATCTTTATTGGGAATTTCATGAAAAAGGGGGGCGACAGGCTATAAGAAAAGGGGATTGGAAGGCTGTTAAATACGATGTATTGAAAAATGCCGATGCCCCAATGGAGCTTTATAATTTAAAAGAGGATTTGGGAGAGGAAAATAATGTTGCCCAATTGCACCCAGAGGTGGTATCGGAGATGCAGGCAATTTTTGATACTGCGCGTACGGATTCCGATGTTTTTACATTTTCTTCCGAGACCTATTTGTCCAAAAAATAAAATTTGTTGAGTTAGTTTAGTTGTAAAAGGAACAATGGGAAACTATTGTTCCTTTTTTCTTTATTGGTCTCAGGCTAGGGAGTAAAACCCTGCAATTTATTGCAGCACTTTAGTACTGCGAAAAAATACATAATTTAGGGGTATGGGTCATACATTGAGAAAGGGATCGCATACCGTTAGCCGGTTGACTTGTCATCTGGTTTGGGTTACCAAGTATAGATATAAGGTTTTAAGTGGTGATGTTCAGAAACGTTGTCGTGATCTTCTGATACAAATATGTGAAGCTGAAGGGGTTGAGATAATGAAAGGAGTGGTGAGCTCCGATCATGTCCATATGCACGTTGAATACGCCCCAAGGATGAATGTAAGTTCGATGGTCAAACAAATGAAAGCCAGGACATCGAGAAAGCTCCAACAGGAGTTTCCTCATTTAAAGGAACGCTATTGGGGTCAGCATTTTTGGGCGAGCGGTTATGGGGTCTGGAGTACGGGCAATGTAACCGATAAGATGGTCAATGACTATTTGGAGCATCATAGACGGGACGGTTCGGATAATTCCAATTTTATATTGGAATAGTCCCAGGGACTTTCAGTCCCTTGTAAAGAAAACCTCTGCACTTTCAGTGCAGAGTGGTTTAGTTTTCATTTTTCATTTTTCATTCTAAAAATAGTTTACAAGTCAAAAAGCAGGGGGTCAATAATTATGGTCAAGTAATATTTATAGCTACGATTACCATATAAATTGAGGTAATTGAATATGCCAATTTTCAGGTGCTAAGATAAACCCAATGAATCTGTCCAGGGGTGTTGTGGGAGGTGAGGTTTTTATCGAATAGGAAGGAAGGGTAGCCAAGTATAAGAAGGGATAGTGTCTCCTATTCGAATGTTATTGCAATAAAATTATTTTTGTCC contains the following coding sequences:
- the tnpA gene encoding IS200/IS605 family transposase, whose protein sequence is MGHTLRKGSHTVSRLTCHLVWVTKYRYKVLSGDVQKRCRDLLIQICEAEGVEIMKGVVSSDHVHMHVEYAPRMNVSSMVKQMKARTSRKLQQEFPHLKERYWGQHFWASGYGVWSTGNVTDKMVNDYLEHHRRDGSDNSNFILE
- a CDS encoding SusC/RagA family TonB-linked outer membrane protein, encoding MKKILDQKRRSYPLLKLSLKMKISMLFMFLVLFTMQANSSYAQRTKITLDLNNVTIERLIDEIESQTDFHFVYQIKEVDLNRVVSVKANKELVTSILKRIFGNTRTTHNVVDKQIFLKERGVSGSTDNSKLLPGFYKLQSTVSGQIVDDNGAPLPGANIVEKGTTNGVTADFDGNFTIEVASENAVLVVSYIGFASKEVQVNGQTSLSVVLMESAAGLDEVVLIGYGEVRRKDLTGSVSKVGGADLENLPVARIDQSLQGRASGVQVSQISGEPGAATTIRIRGGNSIQGNNEPLWVIDGVIVGTDYNLSNLNTNDIHSIDILKDAVAVSIYGTRGANGVILVTTKSGAGATPGIPNVSVNAYTGLQSMVTQVDFLDGPQHAAYANEDAEFRNAALPFPDLATVPNVDWIDQVTHTAPVQNIDVSVSGISENRNINYYVSGNYFDQEGLVRATGISKYVFRTNLDIKLSEKFKVGMRVNIAKLKKENNKFSLDNLFLFTTPTRAIYDEEGNYTALDPITDGIASNYEADIRLKQDHNLETNILGNLYMEFRPFSNWVFKTTFSPELNNFKRNIFNPGALPNNLIVQNGGNAEVRNSVRTGYINENTLTYNKTIGQDDYLTVLAGFTLQKTELEESVARAFQISNDVTGYNNLGFGSNPTRNEVVSGYDSFQLASWLGRINYSLDNKYLFTIVGRVDGSSRFAPGNKYAFFPSGAFAWKLAEEEFIQDLNIFSELKFRTSYGRSGSQAIPSYRTLAILNGANTTFNGIEQPGVVLGRPENPELKWETTKQLDIGLEMGFFNNRLSVEIDYYKKNTEDLLLDARLPRQTGFVSKLQNIGKVENKGVEFMVNSVNVSNDNFKWTSSLSLSSNNNKVVDLGGVDFINLATPAQQGGTGARLIVGESAPVFTGVRYLGTWKSQEEIDAAGLGGSQDVGGPHFDDTNGDGEVNEDDFVVLGSPQPDFYYGLGNTFSYNNFDLDFFFQGTYGNEVFNSLTQTAFFGRSETTKYAETLNRWTPENPTSDIPRAGAVAALSEIYNNSAMIEDGSHIRLKSLRLGYNIPVDNLGLKGFKAINVYVTGTNLFILSDFRLKDPETSQFDRDQENLSIGFSRGQYPTSRTISAGVKVNF
- a CDS encoding arylsulfatase translates to MMITTKLIPFYYILIGVGILFTSCREEAKNEEPKITEVGKPNIIYILADDLGYGDLSVYGQKKFSTPNIDRLASQGIRFTQHYSGSTVCAPSRSALMTGMHTGHTVVRGNKEIQPEGQYPIPDNTYTLAETLKKAGYVTGAFGKWGLGFPGSEGDPINQGFDTFFGYNCQRMGHNYYPYHLWSNRDSIVLKENLNKGDGSYAPKLIHTQTLQFMEDNKGKPFFLYVPSIIPHAELVAPEDYMEKHRGKYPPEKVYKGTDDGPEFNLGPYRSQKESHAAFAAMVSLLDNQVGEIMDKVEELGLGNNTIIVFTSDNGPHQEGGADPEYFDSNGPLKGFKRDLYEGGIRVPMIVRWPGKIKANSQTDHISAFWDVFPTISEIAGVSVPNNLDGISFLPALMQNGNQKQHDYLYWEFHEKGGRQAIRKGDWKAVKYDVLKNADAPMELYNLKEDLGEENNVAQLHPEVVSEMQAIFDTARTDSDVFTFSSETYLSKK
- a CDS encoding sulfatase, with translation MVPRILVFILCTLLISCLGVNKDKVQEIPLAKPNVIFINVDDLGWKDTGFMGGEFFETPNIDLLASESMVFPRSYSAAANCAPSRACLMTGLNTPRHGVYTVSPSARGNKKSRKLVPIENTDSLLLKDITMAEVFKKAGYTTGVFGKWHLGKDPTEQGFDVNVGGGIRGNPGRDGYFSPYNDLSNLESGPERENLTDRLTQESLQFIRDNKDRPFFVYLPFYAVHTPLQAKQELVTKYAGKSNPKKISSVYAAMVETVDQNVGKILKSIAELGLEQNTILIFTSDNGGIRSISTQEPLRAGKGSYYEGGIRVPCTIKWPGTNMAGKIIGEPISNLDFFPTFMELLNVDMPNYRSDGQNLMPLLKGGTMGERPLFWHFPIYLEAYDPKMDDGRDPMFRTRPGSVVMQGDWKLHYYYEDNEIELYNLRDDLGERNNLNTSNPSKAKELLNLLKVWLNETGAPIPKVPNPDYDS
- a CDS encoding RagB/SusD family nutrient uptake outer membrane protein; the encoded protein is MKQHINILLIVTVITLLFGCDKFLEEEPRDLASPSNFFNTPTEFDLAIVGLYNIYKDNSLHGKIGLDRYYENGADIIGPNRIFGQVEPTQAYTLSESNIGAIDQGAGAPLTWQNLYSIILNANTILEQLELNQTLTQEERNLFEGQTLYLRSYAYYHLTNLWGDVPYYRDNLPISEIQVLPRADKTMIRNEILVDLQKAQDLMPNSLSETDQGKATKWAAATVMVKILLTQEKWEQARDKAVEIINNSPHDLLDDYAAVFDPNNEYNAENIWEIDFVRDVRSNDWVDHFTPRIRDEPKDPTQQNALSAALGDRSEGFTGYGLSIPLPGYVNDFPLDDLRRSQNIVTEYLGFELNFPYMPKMWNLDQVNSPRGNHGDNKIIFRLADVYLMAAEAENELNGPASAYQYINKVRERAYEPDQPLASLTQETFRQAIYDERRWELGGEGHRRMDLIRWGILLDVVKTTEYRVYNPAANIQPHHILLPIPPEEFTLNPALLESDPTNNGYR
- a CDS encoding FecR family protein; protein product: MKPKKVHKLIAKYITSSISGTELDLLEIELKKPSNDQLFNDYVKLNYRIDRKMKTYDTDKSKRLLLDRIKKDKGNRDKFKFRSVFRYAAIIILSMTIGYFVNEKLANEVPSNELDPKENFITLEREDGNIQVISEDGTSEVIDSEGNVVGSQVGSQIVYTNSNKTISEEPIYNTLHVPYGKHFELKLSDGSVAYLNSGSSLKYPVEFIEGKERTVFLTGEAFLEITKDTDRPFIVNTDDLDIKVFGTKFNVSAYPEDELKEVVLVEGSVGMYSRTESADDNEGTLLTPGHKGSYDNAQGNITTEPVVTSIYTSWVQGVMVFRNMTFENILKKLERHYDVKIINKNSKIASAEFNASFGDMPIERILDYFKGEYNIDYSVINEKEIIVN